From a region of the Wolbachia endosymbiont (group B) of Gerris lacustris genome:
- a CDS encoding IS630 family transposase (programmed frameshift) has protein sequence MALRSKLLDEKVVESAKEMLKKVRNNAYVAKKLNAVIAAKKHSITAVAKICCISRKAITTWIKHIKFGRKEKLFSPPQRRRKTILNQSQLEQIEVWIEENPNITIREMRIRIQERFGLNISKSTIHRNMQRMKFSYITPRPVHSGQDKNKQEEFKKNLNETIVMHSEKELFFFDESRFGTHSKVGHGWFKKGSRTQVKVKLGRENFYLYSAVNPRNGENFSLFAPNVNTACINIFLEQMSQYLGIRKAFLVMDCASWHKSKSLKIPKNIEIIYLPPYSPDLNPVERFWLYIKQNILRNKIYDTIVLLESALCKFITSLSPSTVKQLCNASYLVH, from the exons ATGGCATTAAGATCAAAATTATTGGATGAAAAAGTGGTGGAATCAGCAAAAGAGATGCTGAAGAAAGTAAGAAATAATGCGTATGTTGCAAAAAAACTAAATGCTGTAATTGCAGCAAAAAAGCACAGTATAACAGCTGTAGCAAAAATATGTTGCATTTCGAGAAAGGCAATTACTACATGGATAAAGCACATAAAATTTGGAAGAAAAGAAAAATTATTTTCTCCACCTCAACGCCGTAGAAAAACTATATTGAACCAAAGTCAACTTGAACAAATTGAGGTGTGGATAGAGGAAAACCCCAATATTACTATCAGAGAAATGAGAATAAGAATCCAAGAAAGATTTGGTTTGAATATCAGCAAATCCACAATACATCGTAATATGCAAAGAATGAAATTCTCATATATCACACCAAGACCAGTTCATAGTGGACAGGATAAAAATAAGCAAGAGGAGTTT AAAAAAAACCTCAATGAAACTATTGTCATGCATTCTGAAAAAGAGCTATTTTTCTTCGATGAATCACGGTTTGGTACACATTCAAAAGTTGGACATGGGTGGTTTAAAAAAGGCAGTAGGACACAGGTTAAGGTAAAATTAGGTAGGGAAAATTTTTATCTCTATAGTGCAGTTAATCCCAGAAATGGAGAGAATTTTAGCTTATTTGCACCAAACGTCAACACTGCTTGTATAAATATATTCCTTGAACAGATGTCGCAATATTTAGGAATACGAAAGGCTTTTCTCGTGATGGATTGCGCTAGTTGGCATAAGTCAAAAAGTTTAAAGATACCTAAAAATATCGAAATTATATACCTACCACCATACTCACCTGACCTCAATCCTGTTGAGAGGTTTTGGTTATATATAAAACAGAACATTTTGCGCAATAAAATCTACGATACAATTGTTCTGCTTGAGAGCGCTTTGTGTAAATTTATTACCTCTCTTTCCCCTTCCACGGTTAAACAACTCTGCAATGCTTCTTATTTGGTTCATTAA
- a CDS encoding L-threonylcarbamoyladenylate synthase, with the protein MIFEVINAIQNNLLACFPTETVYALACNALDHESIEKIYRIKKRSQNKPLSIFVSDVDNLTNIAKVKEEYINLINYFSPGPMTYILPLKNNNILPNEFFKGSIGIRIPDHPIAISILNELKTPIVATSINISGKKSICKASDIPQSIKQHLSAVVEDDELVSGIESTIIDLTGDKIKVLRKGKISLQTINNAFLNQDL; encoded by the coding sequence ATGATATTTGAAGTAATAAACGCAATACAAAATAATTTGTTAGCGTGCTTTCCAACAGAAACAGTATATGCTCTTGCTTGTAATGCGCTAGATCACGAATCTATAGAAAAAATATACCGGATAAAGAAGCGTTCTCAAAACAAGCCACTCTCTATATTTGTTAGTGATGTTGATAATTTGACAAATATAGCAAAGGTAAAAGAAGAATATATCAATTTAATAAACTACTTTTCTCCTGGACCAATGACCTATATTTTACCACTTAAAAATAATAACATATTACCAAATGAATTCTTTAAAGGTAGTATAGGCATAAGAATTCCTGATCATCCTATTGCGATTTCGATATTAAATGAACTGAAAACTCCAATAGTTGCAACTAGTATTAATATTTCAGGAAAAAAAAGTATATGCAAAGCAAGCGATATACCTCAGTCTATTAAGCAACACTTATCTGCAGTTGTTGAAGATGATGAACTAGTTTCTGGTATAGAATCTACTATTATTGACTTAACTGGAGATAAGATTAAGGTTTTAAGGAAAGGCAAAATTTCATTACAAACAATAAATAACGCATTTTTAAACCAAGATCTATAG
- a CDS encoding IS630 family transposase (programmed frameshift), translating to MALRSKLLDEKVVESAKEMLKKVRNNAYVAKKLNAVIAAKKHSITAVAKICCISRKAITTWIKHIKFGREEKLFSPPQCRRKTILNQSQLEQIEVWMEENPNITIREMRIRIQERFGLNISKSTIHRNMQRMKFSYITPRPVHSGQDKNKQEEFKKNLNETIVMHSEKELFFFDESRFGTHSKVGHGWFKKGSRTQVKVKLGRENFYLYSAVNPRNGENFSLFAPNVNTACINIFLEQMSQYLGIRKAFLVMDCASWHKSKSLKIPKNIEIIYLPPYSPDLNPVERFWLYIKQNILRNKIYDTIVLLESALCKFITSLSPSTVKQLCNASYLVH from the exons ATGGCATTAAGATCAAAATTATTGGATGAAAAAGTGGTGGAATCAGCAAAAGAGATGCTGAAGAAAGTAAGAAATAATGCGTATGTTGCAAAAAAACTAAATGCTGTAATTGCAGCAAAAAAGCACAGTATAACAGCTGTAGCAAAAATATGTTGCATTTCGAGAAAGGCAATTACTACATGGATAAAGCACATAAAATTTGGAAGAGAAGAAAAATTATTTTCTCCACCTCAATGCCGTAGAAAAACTATATTGAACCAAAGTCAACTTGAACAAATTGAGGTGTGGATGGAGGAAAACCCCAATATTACTATTAGAGAAATGAGAATAAGAATCCAAGAAAGATTTGGTTTGAATATCAGCAAATCCACAATACATCGTAATATGCAAAGAATGAAATTCTCATATATCACACCAAGACCAGTTCATAGTGGACAGGATAAAAATAAGCAAGAGGAGTTT AAAAAAAACCTCAATGAAACTATTGTCATGCATTCTGAAAAAGAGCTATTTTTCTTCGATGAATCACGGTTTGGTACACATTCAAAAGTTGGACATGGGTGGTTTAAAAAAGGCAGTAGGACACAGGTTAAGGTAAAATTAGGTAGGGAAAATTTTTATCTCTATAGTGCAGTTAATCCCAGAAATGGAGAGAATTTTAGCTTATTTGCACCAAACGTCAACACTGCTTGTATAAATATATTCCTTGAACAGATGTCGCAATATTTAGGAATACGAAAGGCTTTTCTCGTGATGGATTGCGCTAGTTGGCATAAGTCAAAAAGTTTAAAGATACCTAAAAATATCGAAATTATATACCTACCACCATACTCACCTGACCTCAATCCTGTTGAGAGGTTTTGGTTATATATAAAACAGAACATTTTGCGCAATAAAATCTACGATACAATTGTTCTGCTTGAGAGCGCTTTGTGTAAATTTATTACCTCTCTTTCCCCTTCCACGGTTAAACAACTCTGCAATGCTTCTTATTTGGTTCATTAA
- a CDS encoding IS630 family transposase (programmed frameshift) has product MALRSKLLDEKVVESAKEMLKKVRNNAYVAKKLNAVIAAKKHSITAVAKICCISRKAITTWIKHIKFGREEKLFSPPQRRRKTILNQSQLEQIEVWIEENPNITIREMRIRIQERFGLNISKSTIHRNMQRMKFSYITPRPVHSGQDKNKQEEFKKNLNETIVMHSEKELFFFDESRFGTHSKVGHGWFKKGSRTQVKVKLGRENFYLYSAVNPRNGENFSLFAPNVNTACINIFLEQMSQYLGIRKAFLVMDCASWHKSKSLKIPKNIEIIYLPPYSPDLNPVERFWLYIKQNILRNKIYDTIVLLESALCKFITSLSPSTVKQLCNASYLVH; this is encoded by the exons ATGGCATTAAGATCAAAATTATTGGATGAAAAAGTGGTGGAATCAGCAAAAGAGATGTTGAAGAAAGTAAGAAATAATGCGTATGTTGCAAAAAAACTAAATGCTGTAATTGCAGCAAAAAAGCACAGTATAACAGCTGTAGCAAAAATATGTTGCATTTCGAGAAAGGCAATTACTACATGGATAAAGCACATAAAATTTGGAAGAGAAGAAAAATTATTTTCTCCACCTCAACGCCGTAGAAAAACTATATTGAACCAAAGTCAACTTGAACAAATTGAGGTGTGGATAGAGGAAAACCCCAATATTACTATCAGAGAAATGAGAATAAGAATCCAAGAAAGATTTGGTTTGAATATCAGCAAATCCACAATACATCGTAATATGCAAAGAATGAAATTCTCATATATCACACCAAGACCAGTTCATAGTGGACAGGATAAAAATAAGCAAGAGGAGTTT AAAAAAAACCTCAATGAAACTATTGTCATGCATTCTGAAAAAGAGCTATTTTTCTTCGATGAATCACGGTTTGGTACACATTCAAAAGTTGGACATGGGTGGTTTAAAAAAGGCAGTAGGACACAGGTTAAGGTAAAATTAGGTAGGGAAAATTTTTATCTCTATAGTGCAGTTAATCCCAGAAATGGAGAGAATTTTAGCTTATTTGCACCAAACGTCAACACTGCTTGTATAAATATATTCCTTGAACAGATGTCGCAATATTTAGGAATACGAAAGGCTTTTCTCGTGATGGATTGCGCTAGTTGGCATAAGTCAAAAAGTTTAAAGATACCTAAAAATATCGAAATTATATACCTACCACCATACTCACCTGACCTCAATCCTGTTGAGAGGTTTTGGTTATATATAAAACAGAACATTTTGCGCAATAAAATCTACGATACAATTGTTCTGCTTGAGAGCGCTTTGTGTAAATTTATTACCTCTCTTTCCCCTTCCACGGTTAAACAACTCTGCAATGCTTCTTATTTGGTTCATTAA
- a CDS encoding IS5 family transposase (programmed frameshift) — MRSVYPSDISRERFEIILPDLESCRKKTKPRKLDLYELFCGVLYVLKSGCQWRMLPKEFPKWRNCYDYFKRWSKKPNEDRESVLEIVLKKLVGEVRFNSGRNTKTSFCIIDAQSVKNTDIAEEKGYDAGKKISGIKRHIAVDTQGLPHAIYITTANIGDRTAAVEMICNARKNLSEVQNILVDAGYTGENFATQIKTTIGATVEVIKRSELHTFVVLPKRWVVERSFAWLEKCRRLWKNCERKLNTRLQMVVLAFTALLLKRL; from the exons ATGAGGAGTGTATACCCAAGTGATATAAGTCGGGAAAGATTTGAGATTATATTACCAGATCTAGAATCCTGTAGAAAAAAAACAAAACCAAGAAAACTGGATTTATATGAGTTATTTTGCGGTGTACTTTATGTGCTAAAAAGTGGCTGTCAGTGGCGAATGCTACCAAAAGAGTTTCCAAAATGGCGCAATTGTTACGATTACTTCAAGAGATGGAGTAAAAAACCGAATGAAGATAGAGAAAGTGTTCTAGAAATTGTCTTA AAAAAATTAGTTGGAGAGGTTCGTTTCAACAGTGGTCGGAATACAAAAACAAGCTTCTGCATCATTGATGCTCAAAGTGTAAAAAACACCGATATTGCTGAAGAAAAAGGTTATGATGCCGGCAAGAAAATTTCAGGAATAAAGCGTCATATTGCAGTAGATACGCAAGGTTTGCCACATGCAATTTATATTACTACAGCTAATATCGGAGATCGTACTGCTGCTGTAGAGATGATTTGTAACGCAAGAAAAAATCTTTCCGAAGTTCAAAATATACTAGTTGATGCAGGTTATACAGGAGAAAATTTTGCAACTCAAATAAAAACGACTATTGGTGCAACCGTTGAAGTAATAAAACGAAGTGAATTACATACCTTTGTTGTATTGCCAAAAAGGTGGGTTGTAGAGCGTTCTTTTGCTTGGCTGGAAAAGTGTAGACGGTTATGGAAAAATTGCGAGCGTAAACTCAATACTAGACTACAAATGGTCGTTCTAGCTTTTACTGCCTTGCTCCTCAAAAGATTATGA
- a CDS encoding DNA polymerase III subunit delta': protein MKKVIGHNQAKKKIMNNLSVQSWLICGKKGIGKATFAKSFSNWFLVKNYDEVALDLRIVEGDTIGVEKVREMKDFLHLSPIQSEYKIAIIDSLEAMTNNAKNAILKILEEPPKNSKILIISHKPYDIQTTIRCRCFQLNLLPLTYDETKQVVSSQCKFDDKIFDEVITLFPGTPGVIIDVINSGVYESYKYFYTFFRNLNNSDIINKIINSEIELELASHIIQTSILESIKKEVNNVEILLSQWKEIDELFVTAKQFRLDKKHVLANVVNIMTQKYNTFNINS, encoded by the coding sequence ATGAAAAAGGTGATAGGCCACAACCAAGCAAAAAAAAAGATAATGAACAATTTATCTGTTCAATCTTGGCTGATCTGTGGTAAAAAAGGTATAGGAAAAGCGACATTCGCAAAATCCTTTTCTAATTGGTTTCTTGTCAAAAATTATGATGAAGTAGCATTAGACTTACGAATTGTTGAAGGTGATACAATAGGAGTAGAAAAGGTGAGAGAAATGAAAGACTTTCTTCACTTAAGTCCTATTCAATCAGAATATAAAATAGCTATAATAGATAGCTTAGAGGCAATGACTAATAATGCTAAAAATGCAATATTGAAAATATTAGAGGAGCCGCCAAAAAATTCCAAAATACTTATAATTAGCCATAAGCCATATGATATACAAACTACTATTAGGTGTAGGTGTTTTCAGCTAAATTTACTTCCATTAACTTACGATGAAACAAAGCAAGTTGTTTCATCTCAATGTAAATTTGACGATAAAATATTTGATGAAGTCATTACTTTATTTCCTGGAACGCCAGGGGTGATAATTGATGTAATAAACAGTGGTGTTTATGAGTCATATAAATATTTTTATACATTTTTCCGTAATCTAAATAATTCCGATATAATTAACAAAATAATTAATAGTGAAATTGAGCTAGAACTAGCATCACATATCATTCAAACCTCCATTTTAGAAAGTATAAAGAAAGAAGTAAATAATGTTGAAATTTTGCTAAGTCAGTGGAAAGAAATAGATGAACTTTTCGTTACTGCAAAGCAATTTCGCTTAGATAAAAAACACGTTTTAGCTAATGTAGTTAACATCATGACACAAAAATATAATACTTTTAACATAAATTCATGA
- a CDS encoding VirB8/TrbF family protein produces MEVESVKNKSYFRKAVEWYCHRYLFCVVERSWMALIALLLLVCLFLSLLNIYLLLPVKKDLNFVKYTNHTEDEFSTIHKLSFSEKEDEYTSIARYLVSQYIEAYESFQTVEQKYQENFIKNNSVYKIYQDFQEKVNNEAISSKRKITNTNVTTLSIDRSTKDLVTFAGNATVVFTAEQNKKMKDYAVEVSFTLSNMKATLAGIIPFKFIVSGYKYR; encoded by the coding sequence ATGGAAGTTGAATCAGTAAAAAACAAAAGTTATTTCAGGAAAGCAGTAGAATGGTATTGCCACAGATACCTGTTCTGCGTTGTAGAAAGATCTTGGATGGCGTTAATAGCGTTACTTCTCTTAGTATGTTTATTTTTATCATTACTAAACATATACCTATTACTTCCTGTTAAAAAAGATTTAAATTTTGTGAAGTACACGAACCACACAGAAGATGAGTTTTCTACAATACATAAACTTAGTTTTAGTGAAAAAGAAGATGAATACACTTCCATAGCAAGGTACTTGGTAAGTCAATACATTGAAGCATATGAGTCCTTTCAGACTGTTGAGCAAAAGTATCAAGAAAATTTTATAAAAAACAATTCTGTATATAAAATCTATCAAGACTTTCAGGAAAAAGTAAACAATGAAGCTATTTCATCCAAAAGAAAAATTACCAATACAAACGTAACAACACTATCTATTGACCGATCGACCAAGGACTTAGTTACATTCGCTGGAAATGCCACTGTAGTTTTTACAGCTGAGCAAAATAAGAAGATGAAAGACTATGCTGTGGAGGTTAGCTTTACTTTGTCAAATATGAAAGCAACTCTAGCTGGTATAATACCATTTAAATTTATTGTTAGCGGTTATAAATACAGGTGA
- a CDS encoding RDD family protein yields MLQKFFNRLFSIFSSINAIQKVKKDDNGICYVTGLRRYISVLLDLIIIVLFLQFCGQALNQLFMSSESSKILSQIAAKYQMQVPLSAEEIAMQSRLVKLLILNQIVQFIMLFSYVAYMWIRFAATPGKLLLGLRVVNAQTFEKPTLRQATKRFFSFILSTAPLFLGFIWASFDKRYQTWHDKIADTVVVTNKSLKRDKVN; encoded by the coding sequence ATGTTACAGAAGTTTTTTAATCGTTTATTTTCCATTTTTTCTTCTATAAATGCTATTCAAAAGGTGAAAAAGGATGATAATGGAATATGTTACGTAACGGGACTTAGACGCTATATCTCGGTATTGCTTGATTTAATTATTATCGTTTTATTTTTGCAATTTTGCGGTCAAGCCTTAAATCAACTCTTCATGAGCTCAGAGAGTAGTAAAATATTAAGTCAAATTGCAGCAAAATATCAGATGCAAGTGCCATTATCTGCAGAAGAAATAGCAATGCAGAGTAGACTCGTTAAGCTACTGATCCTAAATCAAATAGTCCAATTCATTATGCTTTTTAGTTATGTAGCATATATGTGGATAAGGTTTGCTGCCACGCCTGGAAAATTACTACTTGGACTCAGAGTTGTGAATGCACAAACTTTTGAAAAACCGACCCTAAGACAAGCGACAAAAAGGTTTTTTTCCTTTATATTGTCAACTGCACCATTATTCTTGGGTTTTATATGGGCAAGTTTCGACAAACGCTACCAAACTTGGCATGATAAGATCGCAGACACAGTGGTTGTCACAAATAAAAGTCTTAAGCGTGATAAAGTGAATTAA
- a CDS encoding replicative DNA helicase, translating to MNELVNLIDSREEICKLPHNLEAEQMLIGAMIRDNRICDAVEDIIAADNFYDPLHQSIFTQISKTRKHGIVANELSLKMFFENDKAFAECGGVEYLAKLAAKASIALDIYSLTRIIRDTYLRRCLIKLGQEIVDDSYNYDIENPAQVQIEQAMTKLFNLAVKKQGEKTYIKLASSIKDVVEKISKLKNNPESLGITTGLQDLNQLLGGLQKSDLLIIAARPSMGKTALALNIALNACKILQKRTDKQHYVAFFSLEMSAEQLTARLITIDSGIGYYKAMTGRISDFELHEFINASTDLSELPFIIDDTPALSISALRTRIRLLYQLYNVEVVFIDYLQLIRGTTKRSSENRVQEISEVTQGLKAIAKELNIPIVALSQLSRSVEQRDDKKPQLSDLRDSGSIEQDADIVMFLYREEYYELRKQPNEGSNKHREWQEKMEKIRNIAELIIAKQRNGPIGSVKLHFDSNRGAFKNYTERYSL from the coding sequence ATGAATGAATTAGTTAACCTCATTGATTCAAGAGAAGAAATATGTAAATTGCCACATAATTTAGAAGCAGAGCAAATGCTCATTGGTGCAATGATTCGTGATAATAGAATTTGTGATGCAGTTGAAGATATAATTGCAGCAGATAATTTCTATGATCCACTACATCAAAGCATTTTTACCCAGATATCTAAAACCAGAAAACACGGCATAGTTGCCAATGAACTGAGCCTCAAGATGTTTTTTGAAAATGATAAAGCATTTGCCGAATGTGGTGGAGTTGAGTACCTAGCAAAGCTTGCAGCAAAGGCAAGTATTGCACTTGATATCTATAGCTTGACTAGAATAATCCGTGATACTTATTTAAGAAGGTGCTTAATCAAGCTCGGTCAGGAGATAGTTGACGATAGTTATAACTACGATATTGAAAATCCTGCACAGGTACAAATTGAGCAAGCAATGACAAAATTGTTCAACTTAGCAGTAAAAAAGCAAGGTGAGAAAACATACATAAAGCTTGCAAGTTCAATTAAAGATGTGGTTGAGAAGATCAGCAAGCTGAAGAATAACCCAGAGTCGCTAGGTATTACAACCGGACTTCAAGATCTAAACCAGCTTCTTGGTGGTTTGCAGAAATCTGATCTGTTAATTATAGCTGCAAGACCTTCAATGGGGAAGACAGCATTGGCGCTGAACATCGCACTTAATGCTTGTAAGATTTTGCAAAAAAGAACAGATAAACAACACTATGTAGCGTTTTTCTCACTTGAAATGTCAGCAGAGCAATTGACCGCAAGATTGATTACTATAGATTCAGGCATTGGTTATTATAAGGCAATGACTGGAAGAATTAGTGATTTTGAATTACATGAATTCATTAATGCTAGTACAGATCTATCCGAATTACCTTTCATCATAGATGACACTCCTGCTCTATCAATTAGTGCCCTTCGTACCAGAATACGATTGCTATATCAACTATACAATGTAGAGGTGGTATTTATCGATTATCTGCAATTAATTCGAGGAACAACAAAAAGGAGTAGTGAAAATAGAGTGCAAGAAATCTCAGAAGTGACGCAGGGTTTAAAAGCAATTGCAAAGGAACTAAACATTCCCATTGTTGCACTATCACAGCTCTCTCGTTCTGTTGAGCAAAGGGATGATAAAAAACCACAACTTTCTGATTTACGTGATTCAGGAAGCATAGAGCAGGATGCGGATATAGTAATGTTCCTCTATAGAGAAGAATATTATGAATTAAGAAAGCAACCAAATGAAGGAAGTAATAAACATCGAGAGTGGCAAGAGAAAATGGAGAAAATTAGAAATATTGCAGAGCTGATCATTGCAAAACAAAGAAACGGGCCAATTGGCAGTGTGAAGCTACATTTTGACTCCAATAGAGGTGCATTTAAAAATTATACAGAAAGATATAGTCTGTAG
- a CDS encoding proton-conducting transporter membrane subunit produces MDFVLTSLSLPLFITENYLLITALIPLLSALAIFFTSKWPRVNNSVTVASSMLLFAYTSLCTLYWVYGDHSQFILMDFGNNLHISLKLESTGVIFSLLISFLWILTSIYAICYMQNNYADSNRSSFLCFFSISISCAMFIAFSRDLLTTFVFYELLTISTYPLVTYNSTNESMIAGRYYFGVLFFSSLVLFFPAIGLLYNEFHTLDFVSGGIFKFDTSLITFIAVCFAMLIYGIGKAALMPMHFWLPKAMVAPTPVSALLHAVAVVKSGVFIIIKVILYTFGVDNMQRFVQQNWFAGGWLPYAAGFTIITASLIALKQKELKKLLAYSTISQLSYIILFASIFSEFSMRVAIFQLVCHAFAKITLFFIAGAIITKTGEKYIDKIYGIGCSMPISMTAFAIGALSMIGVPPAPTFWGKFLIFQAVFNSGNVILSVFVTLVLIVSTILNALYFLPIIYNAFFLKSSRNYFVKKTPMLLILPPIVTAVCTLVIFFSYQVIF; encoded by the coding sequence ATGGATTTTGTTTTAACATCTCTTTCCTTGCCACTTTTTATTACTGAGAATTATTTGTTAATTACTGCGTTGATCCCACTTTTAAGTGCATTAGCTATTTTTTTTACTAGTAAATGGCCCAGAGTGAACAATAGCGTTACTGTTGCTTCTTCTATGCTTCTATTTGCGTATACATCTCTATGCACTTTATATTGGGTATATGGTGATCATTCTCAATTTATTCTCATGGATTTTGGTAATAATTTGCACATTAGTTTAAAGCTAGAGTCTACCGGAGTAATATTCAGTTTATTAATATCGTTTTTATGGATACTAACCAGTATATATGCAATATGTTATATGCAGAATAACTATGCTGATAGCAATCGCTCAAGTTTTCTATGCTTTTTTTCAATATCGATTAGCTGTGCAATGTTTATTGCTTTTTCTAGAGATTTGCTCACTACATTTGTTTTTTATGAGCTTCTAACTATTAGTACATACCCTCTGGTTACTTACAACTCAACAAATGAATCAATGATTGCAGGGCGCTATTACTTTGGCGTGCTATTTTTCTCCTCTTTGGTATTATTTTTTCCTGCAATAGGCCTTTTATATAATGAATTTCATACTTTAGACTTTGTAAGTGGTGGAATATTCAAATTTGATACTTCACTCATCACTTTCATTGCAGTGTGTTTTGCTATGCTGATTTATGGAATAGGAAAAGCTGCATTAATGCCAATGCATTTTTGGTTACCAAAAGCAATGGTTGCACCAACTCCTGTGAGTGCACTATTACATGCTGTTGCTGTTGTGAAATCCGGAGTTTTCATCATCATAAAAGTTATATTATACACTTTCGGCGTCGATAACATGCAACGTTTTGTGCAGCAAAATTGGTTTGCTGGAGGGTGGCTTCCGTACGCTGCTGGATTTACTATTATTACTGCATCATTGATTGCATTAAAGCAAAAAGAATTAAAGAAATTGCTTGCTTACTCTACCATCTCTCAATTGTCGTATATTATATTATTTGCTTCAATTTTTAGTGAGTTCAGCATGAGGGTTGCAATTTTTCAATTAGTTTGCCACGCATTTGCAAAAATCACTTTGTTTTTCATTGCCGGAGCAATAATAACAAAAACAGGTGAGAAATATATAGATAAGATTTATGGTATAGGATGCAGTATGCCAATTAGCATGACAGCATTTGCTATAGGTGCATTGTCTATGATAGGGGTGCCGCCTGCTCCGACTTTTTGGGGTAAATTTCTCATTTTTCAAGCTGTTTTCAACTCTGGCAATGTAATACTTTCTGTGTTTGTAACTCTAGTGTTAATTGTTAGTACTATACTCAACGCTCTATACTTCTTACCAATAATTTACAATGCCTTTTTCTTAAAATCTTCTAGAAATTATTTTGTTAAAAAGACACCAATGCTTCTAATTTTACCTCCAATTGTTACTGCTGTATGCACTTTAGTTATTTTTTTTAGCTACCAAGTAATATTTTAA